In the genome of Candidatus Nitrospira nitrosa, one region contains:
- a CDS encoding RrF2 family transcriptional regulator: protein MKLSKKSEYGLRALLELALAHGKATLQRQEIAARQHIPVEFLEQILLMLKRAGLVSSRRGMKGGYALIKQPKEITLGQVIRILDGPLAPISCVSKTAYQKCNDCPYANKPCCPVQQAMGTVRDAIAGILDHYSLADFAAGDGRG from the coding sequence ATGAAGCTTTCTAAGAAAAGCGAATATGGTCTTCGAGCACTGCTCGAGCTCGCGTTGGCTCATGGAAAGGCCACTCTCCAACGACAGGAGATCGCGGCCCGCCAACATATTCCCGTCGAATTCCTGGAGCAGATCCTTCTCATGCTCAAACGTGCCGGACTGGTTTCAAGCCGACGGGGAATGAAAGGCGGATACGCGCTCATCAAGCAGCCTAAAGAGATCACCTTGGGCCAAGTCATTCGGATCCTCGATGGCCCACTCGCCCCGATCAGTTGTGTCAGCAAAACCGCCTATCAGAAATGCAATGACTGTCCCTACGCGAATAAACCTTGCTGCCCCGTGCAGCAGGCCATGGGCACCGTCCGTGATGCCATCGCTGGGATACTCGATCACTATTCACTGGCCGACTTTGCCGCAGGCGACGGGAGAGGGTAA
- the ppdK gene encoding pyruvate, phosphate dikinase — MAKKYVYYFGDGKAEGTSNMKELLGGKGAGLAEMTNLRISVPPGFTITTEACIEYYKQGKKYPTGMWDAALAALKRVERSMGMKFGDPEKPLLVSVRSGARASMPGMMDTVLNVGLTLKTVEGLAAKTKNERFAQDSYRRFVTMFGSIVMGVPREHFEAILNHKKEEMGVTHETQLDARALRDLVGRFKSLVKEETGKEFPDDPNEQLKMAINAVFSSWNGARAITYRRLNGIPDHWGTAVNVVAMVFGNMGDTSGTGVAFTRDPNTGEHTFFGECLMNAQGEDVVAGIRTPLPVTALATNVPAAYKELEHTYKKLEKHYRDMLDLEFTIQEGKLYMLQTRVGKRTGISAVRIAVEMVKEGLITKREAVQRVGPDQLAQYLYPIFDSKVEAGSTPLGKGLPAGPGAAAGKIALTPDRAVEMKAAGQRVVLVRDETSPDDIHGMNAATGFLTARGGMTSHAAVVARQMGKVCVAGCEAVQVIDAQSVRIGSKVFHEGEYISVNGSTGNVYDGDVPVVESEIIQVVQGKLDAKKSEKYQLFAMLLSWADAERRLRVRANADVPDQAKIARGFGAEGIGLCRTEHMFFAEDRISIMQKMILARTKEEREKFLDQLLPLQKQDFIGLYREMEGFPVTIRLLDPPLHEFLPKREELMVEIAQLELTAKDGSKLEEKRRLLARVEELHEFNPMLGLRGCRLGITMPEITRMQARAIMEAACELAKEGKKIVPEIMIPLVGMISEMKSQKDLVKEVAQETMKRYGVKLNYLVGTMIELPRAAVTADRIAQEAEFFSFGTNDLTQTTFGFSRDDAAKFIDFYKTEKIMDSDPFAVLDREGVGSLMTQAIAGGRKTRENIKLGICGEHGGDPSSVEFCHQLGLDYVSCSPFRVAIARLAAAQAAITQASAKPATSKKTTGARAKAVKSTRVLTSSSKRGKPAPKASAGSRKKR, encoded by the coding sequence GTGGCAAAAAAATACGTCTACTATTTCGGAGACGGGAAAGCCGAAGGCACCTCCAATATGAAGGAGTTGCTCGGTGGAAAAGGTGCGGGATTGGCCGAGATGACGAACCTTCGGATCTCCGTCCCGCCGGGGTTTACGATTACGACGGAAGCTTGCATCGAATACTACAAGCAGGGAAAGAAATATCCGACGGGGATGTGGGATGCGGCGCTGGCTGCGCTGAAGCGTGTTGAGCGGTCCATGGGCATGAAGTTCGGGGATCCTGAGAAGCCGTTGCTGGTGTCGGTTCGATCCGGTGCGCGTGCGTCAATGCCCGGTATGATGGATACGGTGCTCAACGTGGGGCTCACCTTAAAGACGGTCGAAGGGCTGGCGGCGAAGACGAAAAACGAGCGGTTCGCCCAGGACAGTTATCGTCGTTTCGTCACGATGTTCGGCAGCATCGTCATGGGGGTTCCTCGCGAACATTTCGAAGCGATTCTCAACCATAAGAAAGAGGAAATGGGCGTCACGCATGAGACGCAATTGGACGCACGGGCGTTGCGGGACCTCGTCGGACGATTCAAGTCTTTGGTCAAGGAGGAAACCGGGAAGGAGTTCCCGGACGATCCAAATGAGCAATTGAAAATGGCGATCAACGCGGTGTTCTCATCGTGGAACGGCGCACGGGCCATTACCTATCGGCGGTTGAACGGGATCCCCGATCATTGGGGGACTGCGGTCAATGTCGTCGCGATGGTGTTCGGCAACATGGGAGACACGAGCGGAACCGGTGTGGCCTTTACTCGCGATCCGAATACCGGTGAACATACGTTCTTCGGCGAATGTCTGATGAATGCCCAGGGCGAAGACGTTGTCGCCGGCATCCGAACGCCGCTGCCCGTCACTGCGTTAGCCACGAATGTCCCGGCCGCCTACAAGGAACTCGAACACACCTATAAGAAGCTCGAAAAACATTACCGAGATATGCTCGACCTGGAATTTACCATCCAGGAGGGTAAGCTCTACATGCTTCAAACGCGCGTCGGCAAGCGTACCGGCATCTCAGCCGTTCGGATCGCGGTCGAGATGGTGAAAGAAGGATTGATCACGAAGCGAGAAGCCGTGCAGCGTGTGGGCCCTGATCAATTGGCGCAATATCTCTATCCGATTTTCGATTCAAAGGTCGAGGCCGGCTCGACTCCGTTGGGCAAAGGGTTGCCGGCTGGTCCCGGTGCCGCGGCGGGGAAGATTGCCCTGACGCCGGATCGTGCGGTGGAAATGAAAGCGGCCGGTCAGCGCGTGGTCTTGGTTCGTGACGAAACCAGTCCAGACGATATTCACGGCATGAACGCGGCCACCGGGTTCTTGACGGCGCGTGGCGGAATGACCTCGCACGCTGCTGTGGTGGCGCGACAGATGGGGAAGGTCTGCGTGGCCGGGTGCGAAGCGGTCCAGGTGATCGATGCTCAGTCGGTGCGGATCGGTTCGAAAGTGTTTCACGAGGGAGAGTACATTTCCGTCAATGGCTCAACCGGGAATGTCTACGACGGCGATGTGCCGGTAGTGGAGTCGGAAATCATTCAAGTGGTGCAAGGAAAGCTGGATGCCAAGAAGTCCGAAAAGTATCAGCTGTTCGCCATGTTGCTCTCCTGGGCCGATGCCGAACGTCGGTTGCGCGTCCGGGCGAATGCCGATGTGCCGGATCAGGCGAAGATTGCGCGCGGGTTCGGGGCCGAGGGGATCGGATTGTGCCGGACCGAACATATGTTTTTTGCCGAAGATCGTATCTCGATCATGCAGAAGATGATCCTGGCACGGACGAAGGAAGAACGTGAGAAATTCCTTGATCAGCTGCTGCCGCTGCAGAAGCAGGATTTTATCGGTCTCTATCGGGAAATGGAAGGTTTTCCTGTCACGATCCGGCTGCTGGACCCACCGCTCCATGAGTTCTTGCCGAAACGAGAAGAACTGATGGTGGAGATCGCGCAACTGGAATTGACGGCGAAGGACGGGTCGAAACTTGAGGAGAAACGACGTTTACTGGCCCGTGTCGAAGAGCTCCATGAGTTTAATCCGATGCTCGGCCTTCGAGGCTGTCGGCTTGGAATCACGATGCCAGAAATCACACGCATGCAGGCTCGAGCGATTATGGAGGCTGCCTGTGAATTGGCGAAGGAAGGGAAGAAGATCGTCCCAGAAATTATGATCCCGCTCGTCGGCATGATCTCCGAAATGAAGTCGCAGAAAGATCTTGTGAAAGAAGTAGCCCAGGAAACGATGAAACGCTACGGGGTGAAATTGAATTATCTGGTCGGGACCATGATCGAGTTGCCTCGTGCGGCGGTGACAGCCGACCGGATTGCGCAAGAAGCCGAGTTCTTCTCGTTTGGCACGAACGATCTGACGCAGACGACGTTCGGTTTCTCGCGCGATGATGCCGCCAAGTTCATCGATTTCTATAAAACCGAAAAGATCATGGACTCGGATCCCTTCGCCGTGCTCGACCGTGAAGGCGTCGGGTCCCTGATGACGCAAGCGATTGCGGGCGGTCGGAAGACTCGAGAAAACATTAAGCTGGGGATTTGTGGTGAACATGGCGGTGATCCGAGTTCCGTTGAGTTCTGCCATCAATTGGGATTGGACTATGTCAGCTGTTCTCCATTTCGCGTGGCGATTGCCCGGTTAGCAGCAGCACAGGCTGCGATTACCCAAGCATCCGCCAAGCCGGCCACATCCAAGAAAACTACGGGTGCGCGTGCCAAGGCCGTGAAGTCCACCAGAGTATTAACGTCGTCGTCAAAGCGGGGCAAGCCGGCGCCCAAGGCATCTGCAGGTAGCCGCAAGAAACGGTGA
- a CDS encoding glycine--tRNA ligase subunit alpha, with the protein MTFQELILTLHRFWADQGCVIHQPYDMEMGAGTFHPATFLRSLGPEPWRAAYAQPCRRPTDGRYGENPNRMQHYYQYQVVLKPAPDNIQELYLESLARLGINPKHHDIRFMQDDWESPTLGAWGLGWEVRLDGMEITQFTYFQEIGGIELSPITGEITYGTERIAMYLQQVNNVFDLAWTDSIRYGDIHHETEVQGSRYNFEQGNVPMLMQLFQSYEAECKRLLAQTDQRLTLPAYDYCIKSSHAFNLLDARGAISVAERTGYIARVRALARQCAERYIEERSAMGHPLLNREEKTVKSGRSRSKPGTGRI; encoded by the coding sequence GTGACGTTCCAAGAACTGATCCTGACCCTCCATCGTTTCTGGGCCGATCAAGGTTGTGTCATTCACCAACCGTACGATATGGAGATGGGGGCTGGGACGTTTCATCCTGCCACCTTTCTTCGCTCATTGGGTCCGGAACCGTGGCGTGCTGCCTACGCACAGCCTTGTCGTCGTCCAACGGACGGCCGATATGGGGAAAATCCCAATCGCATGCAGCACTATTATCAGTATCAGGTCGTCCTGAAACCGGCTCCCGACAATATCCAAGAGCTGTATCTGGAAAGTCTGGCCCGGCTGGGAATTAATCCGAAGCACCATGATATCCGTTTCATGCAGGATGATTGGGAGTCGCCGACCTTAGGCGCGTGGGGTTTGGGGTGGGAAGTACGGTTGGACGGGATGGAAATCACCCAATTCACCTACTTTCAAGAGATCGGAGGGATCGAGCTGAGCCCCATCACGGGAGAAATTACGTATGGGACCGAGCGGATCGCCATGTACTTGCAGCAAGTGAACAATGTGTTCGATCTGGCCTGGACGGACTCGATCAGGTATGGCGATATTCACCATGAGACCGAGGTGCAGGGATCGCGATACAACTTTGAACAAGGCAATGTGCCGATGCTGATGCAGCTCTTTCAATCGTATGAAGCGGAGTGCAAGCGGCTGTTGGCACAGACCGACCAGCGGTTGACGTTGCCCGCCTACGACTACTGCATCAAGTCATCCCATGCCTTCAACCTCTTGGACGCGCGCGGTGCCATCAGTGTAGCAGAACGAACCGGTTACATCGCCAGAGTGCGGGCGCTGGCCAGGCAGTGCGCCGAGCGCTATATCGAGGAACGATCTGCGATGGGGCATCCGCTGTTGAACCGTGAAGAGAAAACCGTCAAGTCTGGCAGGTCTCGCTCGAAGCCTGGAACAGGACGAATCTAA
- the glyS gene encoding glycine--tRNA ligase subunit beta: MTTRKTTGLRDPSAKKGKRTNAPSVAELLLEIGVEELPYQVIAPALGSLKESAERLFSDQRLTLQSIHTMGTPRRLTIVVNGLAARQTSMTKEAMGPSKAVAFDQTGQPTKAAVGFAAGQGVAVQELQVRQTAKGEYLFAVKHEAGRSTAAVLVDLLPQLVSGLSFPKAMKWNETGVRFARPVRWVVAVYGGAVLPIKAAGVTASNQTKGHRILGGGKWVSVRDAASYRSTLERQGVIADTRRRRQVIEEQIATICHKAGLQLNQDEALLDQAVYSTEQPTAIMGSFKDAYLDVPEEILITSMKEHQGFFSLRHKHTRKLAPHFITVANNGAKDMSLIREGNERVLAARLADAKFFFDEDRKVRLEERAEKLGGVTFHQKLGTMAQKQERVRKLAGFVAEQVPSSQAELRQIAERAASLSKADLLTGIVGEFPELQGIMGGEYARHDGESTAVAQAIREQYLPKALEGELPETEAGQVLSLADRLDSIAAFFHVGVVPTGSEDPFALRRHATAIVRIILERTLRLNLADLIDRATSLVAGDGFKGGGDLPQVGQRRIMDFLFERVRHYVRLVHGLRDDVIESVLKPAHGPMIDLVDLVQKMRALEAVTTKPDFDPLIVGFKRAHRLVEKEQWTREPVDAARFQHPAESALHQAAMGEHQQIEASIQAGAYDRALDALVRLKPVVDDFFAGVMVNADDQAVRSNRLSLLKEVDDLFMSFADFSQIVVQGR, encoded by the coding sequence ATGACGACACGAAAAACCACGGGATTACGAGACCCCAGCGCAAAGAAAGGGAAGAGGACTAACGCGCCTTCTGTCGCTGAGCTGCTGCTGGAAATCGGCGTCGAAGAACTGCCGTATCAGGTTATCGCTCCTGCGCTGGGATCACTCAAGGAATCCGCTGAACGTCTGTTTTCCGATCAACGACTGACCCTTCAGTCGATCCATACCATGGGTACGCCACGTCGCCTGACGATTGTGGTGAATGGCTTGGCTGCGAGGCAGACGTCCATGACGAAGGAAGCGATGGGGCCATCGAAAGCCGTTGCCTTCGACCAAACCGGTCAACCGACCAAGGCGGCTGTTGGGTTTGCCGCCGGCCAGGGTGTCGCGGTCCAAGAATTACAAGTGAGACAAACGGCCAAGGGGGAATACTTGTTTGCGGTGAAACATGAAGCAGGTCGCTCAACGGCTGCGGTGCTGGTCGATCTGCTTCCGCAACTCGTATCAGGCCTCTCGTTTCCCAAAGCGATGAAGTGGAATGAGACCGGTGTGCGGTTTGCCCGTCCCGTGCGGTGGGTGGTTGCGGTCTACGGGGGGGCGGTCTTGCCGATCAAGGCAGCCGGGGTGACCGCATCGAATCAGACAAAGGGGCATCGGATATTGGGTGGAGGCAAGTGGGTGTCGGTTCGCGATGCCGCTTCCTATCGCAGCACCTTGGAGCGTCAGGGGGTCATTGCCGATACTCGGCGCCGTCGCCAGGTGATTGAGGAACAGATCGCCACTATTTGCCACAAGGCCGGATTGCAGCTGAATCAAGACGAAGCCTTGCTCGACCAAGCGGTGTACTCGACTGAGCAACCGACCGCCATCATGGGGTCGTTCAAGGATGCCTATTTGGATGTGCCGGAGGAGATCCTCATCACCTCCATGAAAGAGCATCAGGGTTTTTTTTCGTTACGACACAAGCACACCAGGAAGCTGGCGCCCCATTTCATCACCGTCGCGAACAACGGGGCCAAGGATATGTCCCTGATTCGTGAGGGGAACGAGCGGGTGCTGGCTGCACGATTGGCCGATGCCAAGTTCTTTTTTGACGAAGATCGAAAGGTCCGTCTCGAAGAGCGGGCAGAGAAGTTGGGTGGAGTCACATTCCATCAGAAGCTCGGCACGATGGCCCAGAAACAGGAACGAGTCAGGAAGCTAGCAGGGTTTGTTGCCGAACAGGTCCCGTCCAGTCAAGCTGAGCTACGACAGATTGCAGAGCGGGCGGCCTCCTTATCCAAAGCCGATCTCCTGACCGGCATTGTGGGGGAGTTTCCAGAGCTTCAAGGTATCATGGGAGGCGAATATGCCCGACATGACGGGGAATCAACGGCAGTCGCGCAGGCGATTCGGGAACAGTATCTTCCTAAGGCCCTTGAAGGGGAGTTACCGGAAACCGAGGCGGGGCAGGTGCTCTCGCTCGCAGACCGACTGGATTCCATCGCGGCATTTTTTCATGTGGGCGTGGTTCCGACAGGGTCGGAAGATCCGTTTGCGCTTCGGCGGCATGCCACGGCGATTGTGCGCATCATACTGGAACGAACATTACGGTTGAATCTTGCCGACCTCATTGATCGAGCAACAAGCCTGGTTGCCGGTGACGGCTTCAAAGGGGGGGGAGACCTACCGCAGGTAGGACAGCGACGAATCATGGACTTCCTCTTCGAACGGGTTCGACACTATGTTCGACTCGTGCATGGGTTACGCGACGATGTGATTGAGTCGGTGTTGAAACCAGCCCACGGTCCGATGATCGATCTCGTCGATCTTGTCCAGAAGATGAGGGCGCTCGAAGCCGTCACGACGAAACCGGATTTTGATCCCTTGATCGTCGGTTTCAAGCGGGCGCATCGGCTTGTCGAGAAAGAGCAATGGACTAGAGAGCCGGTGGATGCCGCACGGTTTCAACATCCGGCGGAGTCAGCACTCCATCAGGCAGCGATGGGCGAGCATCAACAGATCGAGGCTTCCATTCAAGCCGGTGCGTACGATCGGGCACTCGATGCGCTGGTCCGCCTCAAGCCGGTCGTCGACGATTTTTTTGCCGGTGTGATGGTCAATGCCGATGATCAGGCGGTTCGTAGCAATCGGTTATCCTTACTCAAGGAAGTCGATGATCTGTTTATGTCATTCGCAGACTTTTCCCAGATTGTGGTACAAGGGCGGTAG
- a CDS encoding carboxylesterase family protein gives MIVFIRSLILLVFLVGPSVPTGAEEAGPVVPDLGSRVMQYLGAVDGDAAERLLRDVLSDESASIDIVSQLIRTGRTYQRQPVGDRPREQIVIRGQTYPLALLIPQTYHASKTYALVVCLHGFGFTGEEYLERWRARLGEDYLLACPTYPSGAWFTRRAEELVLATIRDLRTRYHVDPDRIFLTGMSNGGIGAWLIGMHHAPLFAGIAPMASGLDNVLMPFLGNLRQTPIYMIHGVKDQVMPVDLSRSIARELDTLGYPYVYREHEREHPMAGGHYFPKEELPDLVAWFNSHRREPLPTRLTVVRDGSHFQPFNWVRLDSTDPIVAFSDDLVDKRDERIKHRVYAKLDASVQEGNRVEVRTHHVRRYSLFLNESLIDPAKPLTVITNGQVSFTGTVTPSLEILLRQARLRQDPRRLFPIHLSISVPTPDP, from the coding sequence GTGATTGTCTTTATCCGAAGCCTCATCCTATTGGTGTTTCTTGTTGGCCCGTCTGTTCCCACGGGTGCGGAAGAGGCAGGACCGGTTGTTCCGGACCTCGGGTCCCGTGTCATGCAATATCTCGGCGCTGTTGATGGTGATGCAGCTGAACGGCTGCTGCGGGATGTCCTCTCTGACGAGAGCGCGTCCATCGACATCGTCTCTCAGTTGATAAGGACCGGTCGAACCTACCAGCGCCAGCCGGTCGGGGATCGTCCACGTGAACAGATCGTGATTCGTGGGCAGACCTATCCTCTGGCTCTGCTCATCCCACAGACGTATCACGCGTCGAAAACCTATGCCCTTGTAGTCTGCCTGCATGGATTCGGTTTTACCGGCGAAGAATATTTGGAGCGGTGGCGGGCCAGGTTGGGCGAAGACTATCTCTTGGCCTGTCCGACCTATCCGTCTGGTGCCTGGTTTACCAGACGTGCGGAAGAATTAGTCTTAGCAACGATTCGGGATCTTCGCACACGCTATCATGTCGACCCCGACCGGATTTTCCTGACCGGCATGTCGAACGGTGGGATCGGAGCGTGGCTCATCGGGATGCATCATGCGCCCCTCTTTGCCGGGATCGCACCGATGGCGAGCGGACTGGACAATGTGCTCATGCCGTTTCTGGGGAATCTTCGCCAGACACCCATCTATATGATTCACGGAGTCAAAGATCAGGTGATGCCGGTGGACTTGAGTCGTTCGATAGCCCGAGAGCTTGACACGCTTGGCTATCCCTATGTGTATCGCGAGCATGAACGAGAGCATCCCATGGCAGGGGGGCACTATTTCCCCAAGGAAGAGTTGCCGGACCTTGTGGCCTGGTTCAATAGTCATCGCCGTGAGCCGTTGCCCACAAGGCTTACCGTCGTACGAGATGGGAGTCATTTCCAACCGTTCAACTGGGTGCGCCTGGATTCGACTGATCCGATCGTGGCGTTTTCAGATGATTTGGTGGATAAGCGTGACGAGCGAATCAAGCATCGAGTCTATGCGAAGCTGGATGCTTCCGTTCAAGAAGGGAATCGGGTCGAGGTACGGACGCACCATGTTCGACGGTACAGTCTGTTTTTGAATGAGTCGCTCATTGATCCGGCGAAGCCGCTGACCGTGATCACGAACGGTCAGGTATCTTTTACAGGGACCGTCACGCCATCGCTGGAAATCTTGCTGCGCCAAGCCAGACTCAGGCAGGATCCACGGCGGCTTTTCCCTATCCATCTCTCCATTTCCGTCCCAACACCGGATCCATGA
- a CDS encoding MFS transporter — protein sequence MTTSRSFILICTVGMLSFISYNMVRMPALSLFAESLGASPERIGLIVSVSTLTGVLLKLPSGALSDIYGRRLLLKIGVVAFGLPPFLYLFVTDLDALTALRFLHGLATAIFAPSALATVAELYRERRGAALGTYTACTQSGSLLGPFLGGYLIHAAGFSAVFITSGIFGCIGMLLFYSLHLDVAVPQRKEQGMAVVLSEMWKGFSAVAKNRKVLITSVTDAAKMIANGALMAFLPLYGVAAGLNPGEVGLLFSVQAGTSFFSKPIMGRVSDRVGRQPLIILGLCICAATFVCIPQVSMFPILLVLSAGFGFGEAVVSSSSSALVADSSEFKRLGAGMGMQGTIMDIGHACGPLLAGLLIANLSYPMAFAIIAGIQLIAAGVFWVTITRMEAVPS from the coding sequence ATGACGACCTCACGCAGTTTCATACTGATCTGCACGGTCGGTATGTTGTCCTTCATCAGCTACAACATGGTGCGGATGCCGGCACTCTCCTTGTTTGCTGAATCGCTCGGCGCGAGTCCTGAGCGGATCGGTCTGATCGTGTCGGTGTCCACTCTCACGGGTGTGCTGCTGAAGCTGCCGTCCGGCGCCCTGTCCGATATCTATGGACGGCGTCTGTTGCTCAAGATTGGTGTGGTGGCCTTTGGCTTGCCACCGTTTCTCTATCTTTTCGTTACGGATCTGGATGCATTGACGGCGCTTCGGTTTCTGCACGGCCTTGCGACGGCCATTTTCGCGCCAAGTGCTCTGGCCACAGTAGCAGAACTCTATCGTGAACGGCGTGGTGCGGCACTCGGGACCTATACCGCCTGTACACAGTCCGGTTCGCTCTTAGGTCCCTTTCTCGGTGGCTACCTGATCCATGCGGCAGGGTTTTCGGCAGTATTCATCACATCAGGCATTTTCGGCTGTATCGGCATGCTGTTGTTCTATAGCTTGCATCTTGACGTTGCGGTGCCGCAACGGAAGGAACAGGGGATGGCTGTTGTGTTGTCTGAAATGTGGAAGGGGTTTTCCGCCGTTGCGAAAAATCGCAAGGTACTGATTACCAGTGTGACGGATGCCGCCAAGATGATCGCGAACGGCGCCTTAATGGCATTCCTACCGCTCTATGGCGTTGCGGCAGGTTTGAACCCGGGAGAAGTTGGTCTCCTTTTTAGCGTGCAAGCCGGTACCTCCTTCTTCTCGAAGCCAATTATGGGTCGAGTCTCCGATCGAGTTGGGCGTCAGCCACTGATCATTCTTGGGCTCTGTATTTGCGCTGCAACCTTCGTCTGTATTCCACAGGTTTCGATGTTCCCAATTTTGCTCGTGCTGTCCGCTGGATTTGGTTTCGGTGAGGCAGTCGTCTCTTCGTCTTCCTCAGCCCTCGTCGCGGACAGTTCGGAATTCAAGCGGCTTGGCGCCGGCATGGGCATGCAGGGGACGATCATGGACATCGGCCATGCTTGCGGCCCGCTGCTGGCTGGCCTGCTGATCGCGAATCTCAGTTATCCCATGGCCTTTGCCATCATCGCCGGGATCCAATTGATCGCAGCCGGTGTATTTTGGGTGACGATCACGCGGATGGAGGCCGTACCATCGTGA
- the ribD gene encoding bifunctional diaminohydroxyphosphoribosylaminopyrimidine deaminase/5-amino-6-(5-phosphoribosylamino)uracil reductase RibD — protein MTDRTRDLHYMTLALRLAAKGQGTTSPNPMVGAVVVKQGRIVGRGFHLRPGTPHAEILALQRAGTQARGATLYVTLEPCCHLKKRTPPCVPDILRSGVSRVVMAMQDPNPSVQGKGTAALRRAGLSVTVGLARSQAEELNKAYCYWMKTGHPYVTLKAGMTLDGQLATASGESRWITGELSRREVHLLRESVDAVLVGVGTVLMDNPALTVRTGAGLEKLTSRQPLRIVVDSRLRTPLKAQVLALQDKARTLIATTAAAPVSRRLALQKKGIEVLIVPAVHDQVSLPALLKELGRRGITSLLVEGGGEVNAAMLRAKLVDHVRLYMAPLLLGGQNAKGVIGGVSPTGLKGAIQLYHVTTRLVGNDLVVEGDL, from the coding sequence GTGACCGACCGTACACGAGATCTCCACTATATGACCCTGGCCCTTCGCCTGGCGGCGAAGGGCCAGGGCACGACGAGCCCGAATCCGATGGTCGGTGCCGTCGTCGTTAAACAGGGCCGGATCGTCGGCCGGGGTTTTCATCTCCGACCCGGAACGCCTCACGCAGAAATACTCGCCTTGCAACGAGCCGGAACGCAGGCACGAGGCGCCACACTCTATGTGACGCTTGAGCCCTGCTGCCATCTCAAGAAACGAACTCCACCTTGCGTGCCTGACATCCTGCGCTCCGGCGTGAGCCGTGTTGTGATGGCGATGCAGGATCCCAATCCATCAGTACAGGGGAAGGGAACCGCCGCCCTTCGAAGGGCCGGACTTTCGGTTACGGTTGGCCTGGCACGTTCCCAGGCTGAAGAACTGAATAAGGCCTATTGCTATTGGATGAAGACCGGCCATCCTTATGTGACGCTCAAGGCCGGTATGACGCTCGATGGACAACTGGCGACAGCCTCCGGTGAATCTCGGTGGATTACCGGAGAATTGTCCAGGAGGGAGGTTCACCTGCTCCGCGAGAGCGTGGATGCGGTACTCGTGGGGGTAGGGACGGTCTTGATGGATAATCCTGCATTGACGGTGAGGACCGGAGCAGGGTTGGAAAAACTGACATCACGACAACCGCTTCGCATCGTCGTCGATAGCAGACTGCGAACTCCCTTGAAGGCACAGGTCCTGGCCTTACAGGACAAGGCGAGAACCCTGATTGCCACTACTGCTGCCGCCCCAGTATCTCGACGGTTGGCCCTGCAAAAAAAAGGCATCGAGGTGCTGATCGTGCCGGCGGTTCACGATCAGGTCTCACTGCCCGCGCTGCTCAAGGAGCTTGGTCGACGTGGGATTACGTCTCTCCTCGTAGAGGGAGGAGGCGAAGTGAATGCCGCGATGCTGAGGGCCAAGTTGGTCGATCATGTACGCCTCTACATGGCACCGCTGCTACTCGGTGGCCAGAATGCCAAAGGAGTGATCGGGGGGGTGAGTCCAACGGGGTTGAAGGGAGCGATCCAGCTGTATCATGTGACGACACGTCTCGTGGGGAATGATTTGGTGGTAGAAGGGGATCTGTGA
- a CDS encoding sulfite exporter TauE/SafE family protein, translated as MDTVVLVLITFVAATVNGALGYGFSSITVPIALLFYTNRILNPALVLVELVINAYVLFVNRKSIPSVFWRVAPILGGLAVGVGVGSYLLFLVQPAWIKFVTYMFLLPLILLQAAGIRKPIRAEKAIAVPFGLGLGTLYSVTTISGPPLALLFNNQGYPKQDFRAALGIIRLAESSLTAIAYVFIGFYSAGSMEIIPYIIPSIMLGIPLGTYVIRLMDPETFRRICMAFDGLIVGFGLSRVLGELDLASPVTTYGILSIVILINGYLLLRFFRDRGDPTSPPS; from the coding sequence ATGGATACGGTCGTCCTGGTCCTGATTACGTTTGTCGCAGCCACGGTCAATGGCGCACTGGGCTATGGCTTCTCCTCTATTACGGTGCCGATTGCCCTGCTGTTTTATACCAATCGGATCCTCAACCCGGCCCTTGTCTTAGTTGAACTGGTCATCAATGCCTATGTGTTGTTCGTGAACCGAAAGAGTATTCCGAGCGTCTTCTGGCGCGTCGCTCCAATTTTGGGTGGCCTCGCAGTGGGAGTCGGTGTCGGTAGCTACCTCCTCTTTTTAGTACAACCGGCTTGGATCAAGTTCGTTACCTATATGTTCCTGTTGCCCTTGATTCTTCTGCAGGCTGCAGGTATTCGGAAACCCATCCGTGCGGAAAAAGCCATCGCCGTTCCATTCGGACTTGGACTGGGTACCCTGTATTCCGTCACGACAATTTCGGGCCCACCTTTGGCGCTTCTCTTCAACAACCAGGGATATCCCAAACAAGACTTCCGTGCGGCACTGGGAATCATTCGCTTAGCGGAATCGTCGCTGACGGCAATCGCCTATGTATTTATCGGCTTCTATAGCGCAGGCAGCATGGAAATTATTCCGTACATTATTCCGAGCATAATGCTTGGGATTCCACTTGGGACATATGTGATACGGCTGATGGATCCCGAGACCTTCAGACGAATCTGCATGGCATTCGATGGGCTGATCGTGGGATTCGGCCTCTCCCGCGTCTTGGGAGAATTAGATCTTGCCTCACCGGTGACCACATACGGCATCTTGTCCATCGTGATCTTGATCAATGGCTACCTCCTCCTTCGCTTCTTTCGAGATCGCGGTGATCCCACTTCCCCTCCGTCATAG